In a genomic window of Methanosarcina horonobensis HB-1 = JCM 15518:
- a CDS encoding class I SAM-dependent methyltransferase, whose protein sequence is MSTFDIRDDEINAKEVLERIRENIQSRKKTGAYSEPILNSLIKNSEKKISPAVNGMTAKDLEYLTSNYDVQNRSYVISSHRHVTGSFLVKGRNLVNGEVKRYVDPAFAQQSEVNACTCRILTELLGKNEELSGKYERLLTKNEELFGNYEESLKINEKLLGEYEKVAEKNRELDSKINALDAKFIELDKIMKNVTSDFLASSKNALASTAWGQYYSQEISEEDLLGNVNHHNHFISVVEEYAQKASGNRVPKLIEIGIGTATMSIYFSRQKYEVMGLDNDINVIFNAITTNRRLGGHANFVMLDANCLNQFKHKYFDVAFSQGTLEHFDNEGIVKMLSKQLEAAKYVVFSVPSIHYPKREFGNERKMTTEEWEVILKDGGLNIEKLEYYREDTQIVCVISDKTE, encoded by the coding sequence ATGAGTACATTTGATATTCGCGATGACGAAATTAATGCAAAAGAAGTTTTGGAAAGGATAAGAGAGAATATTCAGAGTAGAAAAAAAACAGGTGCTTACTCAGAACCGATCCTAAACTCGCTGATTAAAAACTCCGAGAAAAAAATTTCCCCTGCGGTGAATGGAATGACAGCTAAAGATCTGGAATATTTAACTTCAAATTATGATGTTCAGAACAGAAGTTATGTGATCAGTTCACATCGTCATGTTACAGGATCCTTTTTGGTAAAAGGTCGAAATCTGGTAAACGGTGAAGTTAAGAGATATGTAGATCCAGCTTTTGCTCAGCAAAGCGAGGTAAACGCGTGTACCTGTAGAATTCTTACGGAACTTCTAGGTAAAAATGAGGAACTATCCGGTAAATACGAGAGATTACTTACTAAAAACGAAGAGCTCTTTGGGAACTATGAAGAATCTTTGAAAATAAATGAGAAGCTCCTTGGGGAATATGAAAAAGTCGCTGAAAAGAACAGGGAGCTGGATTCAAAAATTAATGCCTTGGATGCTAAATTTATTGAACTGGATAAGATCATGAAAAATGTAACATCTGATTTCCTGGCTTCTTCCAAAAATGCATTAGCGTCTACTGCATGGGGGCAATACTATAGTCAAGAGATCTCCGAAGAAGACCTGTTAGGAAACGTAAATCATCATAATCATTTTATTTCAGTAGTAGAGGAATATGCACAGAAAGCGTCGGGAAATAGGGTACCTAAGCTGATAGAAATTGGTATAGGTACTGCTACCATGTCAATTTATTTTTCTAGGCAAAAATATGAAGTTATGGGGTTAGATAACGATATAAATGTGATTTTTAATGCAATAACCACTAATAGGAGATTGGGTGGACATGCTAACTTTGTCATGTTGGATGCAAACTGTTTAAATCAATTTAAACATAAGTATTTCGATGTAGCTTTTTCACAGGGTACACTGGAACACTTCGATAACGAAGGAATCGTAAAAATGCTTTCAAAACAGCTTGAAGCGGCAAAATATGTTGTGTTCTCTGTTCCTTCGATACATTACCCGAAGCGTGAGTTTGGGAATGAGCGAAAAATGACTACTGAAGAATGGGAAGTAATCCTCAAAGATGGTGGATTGAACATTGAAAAATTGGAGTATTATCGTGAAGATACGCAAATAGTGTGCGTCATTTCCGACAAAACAGAATAG
- a CDS encoding glycosyltransferase, producing the protein MKIAIFHDYFGAIGGGEKLVLMLAKYINADVITTDLNLESIKKMGYSDIHIISLGKTPKVPPLKQISASFLFATCDFSKKYDFFIFSGNWAHFAAKKHKPNLYYCHTPTRAFYDLYDTFLTRQSFFVSIFFRIWVRFHRPISEYYLSHVCKIATNSENTLQRVKMYFHRDAEVIYPPVETTKFTCNEYGDFWLSVNRLYPEKRVELQIDAFREMPEEKLIIVGGYSEGDHAKSYAKNIIKNLPDNVKLRGEVSELELLDLYSRCKGLICTAMDEDFGMTPVEAMASGKPVVAVNEGGFKETVTEKTGLLIYADVPGVIGAVKLISSEPKSYRDACLEQAKRFDLSIFSEKMKNVVNNDC; encoded by the coding sequence ATGAAAATAGCTATCTTTCACGATTACTTCGGAGCCATTGGCGGTGGAGAAAAACTGGTGTTGATGCTCGCGAAGTACATTAACGCTGATGTTATCACTACAGACTTAAATCTCGAATCCATTAAAAAAATGGGTTATTCCGATATACATATTATAAGCCTTGGAAAGACTCCAAAGGTGCCTCCTTTAAAGCAAATCTCAGCTTCTTTCCTCTTTGCAACATGTGATTTCTCAAAAAAGTATGATTTCTTTATTTTTTCCGGAAATTGGGCGCATTTTGCTGCAAAAAAACATAAACCAAATTTATACTACTGTCATACTCCTACAAGGGCTTTCTATGACCTTTACGATACCTTTCTGACAAGACAGTCATTTTTTGTTTCAATTTTCTTCAGGATCTGGGTCAGGTTTCACAGACCGATTTCTGAATATTACCTTTCTCACGTCTGTAAAATTGCAACTAACTCGGAGAATACATTGCAGAGAGTTAAAATGTATTTCCACAGGGACGCTGAGGTTATCTATCCTCCGGTTGAGACTACAAAATTCACATGTAATGAGTATGGAGATTTCTGGCTTTCTGTAAATCGCCTCTATCCTGAGAAAAGAGTAGAACTCCAGATCGATGCCTTCAGGGAAATGCCTGAAGAAAAACTTATTATTGTCGGAGGGTATTCAGAAGGAGACCATGCAAAAAGTTATGCAAAAAATATTATTAAAAATCTACCGGATAATGTTAAACTACGTGGGGAAGTCTCTGAGCTAGAGTTGCTTGATCTTTACTCTCGCTGTAAAGGTCTCATTTGCACTGCTATGGATGAGGACTTCGGGATGACACCGGTGGAGGCAATGGCAAGTGGAAAACCTGTTGTAGCTGTGAACGAAGGCGGATTTAAAGAGACCGTAACCGAAAAAACAGGTCTTCTTATATATGCGGATGTTCCCGGCGTTATAGGGGCTGTCAAACTCATATCCAGTGAACCCAAAAGTTACAGAGATGCTTGTCTTGAACAGGCAAAACGCTTTGATCTTTCGATTTTTAGTGAAAAGATGAAAAATGTGGTAAATAATGATTGTTAA
- a CDS encoding ABC transporter ATP-binding protein → MTAIKVEHLHKTFRIPHQKRTTIFETLTGAFKPPTYETFHALTDINFIVEEGEALGIIGENGSGKSTLLKIIANILRPSAGSVTALKKLTPFLELGVGFQSDLTASENIKIYATIMGMQKKEINDKMDDILKFAGLENFRDTKLKNFSSGMQVRLAFSTAIQTDPEILLMDEVLAVGDMEFQQKCLDVLNEYRKKGITIVFVSHDLGAVRRFCDKVLLLNKGKQVAIGDPTEVIDKYVYAKVETSSSKNDEPESGENKVQNDQHGLTSHQITEKIAEIVDVKFYDKFDHANTNFNSLDPMKVRIFYNSKESIEDPVFGIALYSERGKHLFGTNTFLKNYPINSISGNGYIDLLIEKVPLQTGKFLMTVDLVQSKNYVPLDHKDKQYSFSIIPTGYEEGVLGLSCTWELSSERAA, encoded by the coding sequence ATGACTGCGATTAAAGTTGAGCATTTGCATAAGACATTTCGCATACCCCATCAAAAAAGAACCACTATCTTTGAGACTTTGACTGGGGCTTTCAAGCCTCCCACATATGAAACTTTCCATGCCCTTACTGATATTAATTTTATAGTTGAAGAAGGGGAAGCTCTCGGGATCATCGGAGAGAACGGAAGTGGAAAGAGTACTCTCTTAAAAATTATTGCAAACATACTCAGGCCTTCAGCAGGGAGTGTTACTGCCCTTAAGAAGCTGACTCCTTTTCTTGAACTTGGAGTTGGTTTTCAATCGGACCTCACTGCTTCAGAGAATATAAAAATATATGCAACTATAATGGGCATGCAAAAAAAAGAAATTAATGATAAAATGGATGATATTCTTAAGTTTGCAGGACTTGAGAATTTCAGGGATACAAAGTTAAAAAATTTTTCATCGGGTATGCAGGTAAGGCTTGCCTTTTCAACAGCAATTCAAACCGATCCGGAAATCCTCTTGATGGACGAAGTACTGGCTGTTGGAGATATGGAGTTCCAGCAGAAGTGTCTGGATGTCTTGAACGAGTACAGGAAAAAAGGAATTACTATAGTCTTTGTTTCCCATGATCTTGGGGCAGTGAGGAGATTCTGTGATAAAGTTTTGCTTTTGAATAAAGGAAAACAAGTTGCAATAGGTGATCCAACTGAAGTGATCGATAAGTACGTTTACGCAAAAGTGGAAACCTCTTCTTCGAAAAATGATGAACCTGAATCAGGTGAAAACAAAGTACAAAACGATCAACATGGTCTTACTTCCCACCAGATTACTGAAAAAATAGCAGAAATCGTTGACGTTAAATTTTATGATAAATTTGACCATGCAAATACTAATTTTAATTCTCTTGATCCTATGAAAGTACGCATCTTTTACAATTCAAAGGAAAGTATAGAGGATCCCGTCTTTGGTATTGCGCTGTATTCCGAAAGGGGTAAACATCTTTTTGGGACAAATACTTTCCTTAAAAATTATCCAATTAATAGTATTTCGGGAAATGGCTATATAGATTTGCTGATTGAAAAAGTACCTTTGCAAACAGGAAAGTTTTTGATGACTGTAGACTTGGTACAATCCAAGAACTATGTTCCGCTAGATCACAAGGATAAACAATATTCATTCTCCATTATTCCAACCGGATATGAGGAAGGTGTGTTGGGTCTTTCATGTACCTGGGAATTAAGTTCAGAGAGGGCGGCCTGA
- a CDS encoding glycosyltransferase → MRIFQVHQIHPSVSYGDAIGNEMLEIRTVLRELGYESNIYGQYIHPKMSSTVKQYNEYRKISSPNNILIIHYSIGYGSELLNFVKSLPDKKILLYHNITPPHFFHNINSDYEYSTKIGHQELSTEIRNIVDVALADSEFNKQDLIDAGFNKTSVLPYLINFDNFNVQPNKKVISKYDDDFVNILVVGRISPNKKIEDAIKSFYYYNKYINKRSRLLLVGSYNGMENYYTYLRDLVQELNLDNLYFTGHINLDELVSYYKVGNIFLAMSEHEGFCVPLLESMHFKIPIIANNCTAIPQTLGESGILVNEKNYIEIAEMINLLVEDKTLRKKVVDKQTKRLEFFNKKNISEILKNYIDTDFKEINSKPSIRIEGTFEDSYSLSIINRNLALALDKLDQDVSLFATTGTGDYIPQKGSIKDKRVRELWKNDPKFPFFSIRNIYPPRTKDMNGRYNLIYFFWEESALPQEWIDDLNSLDGILVPTNFVKDVLINSGINTRIGVIPTGVQIDHFEKDVLPAELHTNKKFLFFNVGSGFPRKGIDVLLKAYTKEFSREDDVCLVVKTFPNIHNNIAEQIKNIVKPNGPEVIHIDRDISDNELVSLYKKCNYYVSPTRGEGFGLTMAEAMLCKVPVITTNYSGHLDFCNEKTSYLVDFKLEPSITHLKKQYTMADSLWAEPDVNHLATLMRHVYENKNSDEVKAKVETAYANIKNNFNWDVSAKKTIEFLKSVRFKPKLGIVSTWNTKCGIAEYTKYLVSNLRNPEEVKIFANKVSSKDLITMDGDNVIRCWEPYFDDLSTLCNKILESDLDVIHVQFNFGFFELNSLADMVKKLKEKGIKLIITFHSVGNTEFMNKPVKLDSIKKELRLVDKIWVHSSSDVRELSEKGIIDNVIKIPHGNVVFDNNEKEELKKGIFNNSKIISTFGFLLPHKGVLETIQALPSIIKKYPDLLFLVVSSIFPDEISVKYYESCKKEVSNLGINRHVIFFTDFLEKQEIIYLLQASDIVVMPYKDTKEGASGAIRFSLASQRPVIVTDIPIFSEFKEEVYKIPGCSPDEIKKGIMKLYENEKLQKEVANSAERKIKEISWSNIAKRYENVLFQLGNASS, encoded by the coding sequence ATGAGAATATTCCAAGTTCATCAAATCCATCCTTCAGTAAGTTATGGGGATGCTATTGGTAATGAAATGCTGGAAATAAGGACAGTTCTGAGAGAGCTGGGGTATGAATCTAACATATATGGTCAATACATTCATCCAAAAATGAGCAGCACTGTGAAACAATACAATGAATATCGCAAAATCAGCTCTCCAAATAATATTCTTATCATCCATTATTCTATAGGATATGGCTCTGAACTTCTAAATTTCGTAAAATCGTTGCCGGATAAAAAAATTTTACTTTACCATAACATTACTCCACCCCACTTTTTCCATAATATCAACTCTGATTATGAGTATTCAACTAAAATTGGACATCAAGAACTTAGCACGGAAATAAGAAATATTGTAGATGTAGCGCTTGCCGATTCCGAGTTTAATAAACAGGATCTCATTGATGCTGGTTTCAATAAAACTTCAGTTCTTCCTTACTTGATTAACTTCGATAACTTTAATGTTCAGCCAAATAAAAAAGTAATAAGCAAGTATGATGATGATTTTGTCAACATATTAGTTGTCGGCAGGATCAGTCCTAATAAAAAAATAGAGGATGCTATAAAAAGTTTCTATTATTATAATAAATATATTAACAAAAGATCCAGATTACTTTTAGTAGGTTCATACAATGGAATGGAAAACTATTATACTTACCTGAGGGATCTTGTTCAAGAATTAAATCTGGATAATCTATACTTCACTGGTCACATAAATCTGGATGAACTGGTTTCCTACTACAAAGTGGGAAATATTTTTTTGGCAATGAGCGAACATGAAGGATTCTGCGTACCTTTACTTGAAAGTATGCATTTCAAAATTCCAATTATTGCAAACAACTGCACAGCCATCCCACAAACGCTTGGTGAGTCAGGGATTTTAGTTAACGAAAAAAACTATATAGAAATCGCGGAAATGATCAACCTGCTGGTTGAAGATAAAACATTAAGAAAAAAAGTTGTCGATAAGCAAACTAAAAGATTGGAGTTTTTCAACAAAAAGAATATATCTGAAATTTTGAAGAATTATATTGATACTGATTTTAAAGAAATTAATTCCAAGCCGTCCATAAGGATCGAAGGCACGTTTGAAGATTCTTATAGTTTGTCTATAATAAACCGAAATTTAGCTCTGGCATTAGATAAACTTGATCAAGACGTTTCACTTTTTGCAACAACAGGTACAGGAGATTACATCCCACAAAAAGGAAGCATAAAAGACAAAAGAGTCAGGGAATTATGGAAAAATGACCCGAAATTTCCTTTCTTTTCAATAAGAAACATTTATCCTCCCAGAACAAAAGATATGAACGGGAGATATAATCTTATCTACTTTTTCTGGGAAGAATCGGCCCTCCCTCAGGAATGGATCGATGATCTCAATTCTCTGGATGGGATTCTAGTACCTACAAATTTTGTTAAAGACGTTTTGATCAACTCAGGCATAAATACCAGGATTGGAGTTATTCCTACAGGCGTCCAGATTGATCATTTTGAAAAAGATGTGTTGCCTGCGGAATTACATACTAATAAAAAATTCTTATTCTTCAATGTAGGTTCCGGTTTTCCAAGGAAGGGCATTGATGTTCTCCTTAAGGCCTACACAAAAGAGTTTTCTAGAGAAGATGACGTTTGTTTAGTTGTGAAGACGTTTCCTAATATTCACAATAATATTGCTGAGCAAATAAAAAACATTGTGAAACCTAATGGTCCTGAAGTTATTCACATTGATCGCGATATTTCTGATAATGAATTGGTATCACTCTATAAAAAATGCAATTATTATGTCTCACCTACAAGAGGTGAGGGTTTTGGTCTTACTATGGCAGAAGCAATGCTTTGCAAAGTTCCTGTAATTACCACCAACTACAGCGGTCATCTTGATTTCTGTAATGAAAAGACTTCATACTTAGTTGATTTTAAGCTTGAGCCTTCTATTACGCATTTAAAAAAGCAATATACTATGGCTGATTCATTGTGGGCAGAGCCTGATGTAAACCATTTGGCTACTTTGATGAGACACGTGTACGAAAATAAAAATAGCGATGAAGTAAAAGCAAAAGTAGAAACAGCGTATGCCAATATCAAAAACAATTTTAACTGGGATGTCTCAGCAAAGAAAACGATCGAGTTTCTGAAAAGTGTTAGATTCAAACCAAAACTGGGTATTGTTTCTACCTGGAATACAAAATGTGGTATCGCAGAGTACACAAAATATTTGGTTAGCAATTTAAGAAACCCAGAGGAAGTTAAAATCTTTGCAAACAAAGTAAGTTCTAAAGATCTTATAACAATGGATGGAGATAACGTAATTCGTTGCTGGGAACCATATTTCGATGACCTGAGCACTCTTTGCAATAAAATATTGGAAAGCGATCTGGATGTAATCCACGTTCAGTTCAATTTTGGGTTCTTTGAACTGAACTCTCTGGCTGATATGGTCAAAAAGCTAAAAGAGAAGGGAATAAAATTGATAATCACTTTTCATTCTGTAGGTAATACCGAATTTATGAACAAACCCGTTAAATTAGACTCTATCAAAAAAGAGCTAAGACTTGTAGACAAAATCTGGGTGCATTCATCAAGTGACGTCAGGGAATTATCAGAAAAAGGAATTATTGACAATGTAATTAAAATTCCCCATGGAAATGTAGTTTTCGACAACAATGAAAAAGAAGAACTTAAAAAAGGAATTTTCAACAATTCGAAAATAATCTCTACTTTTGGCTTTCTCCTGCCACATAAAGGAGTATTAGAAACGATACAGGCGTTACCTTCAATTATAAAGAAGTATCCTGACTTGCTTTTTCTGGTTGTAAGTTCCATATTTCCAGATGAGATCTCAGTAAAATATTACGAAAGCTGTAAGAAAGAAGTTAGTAACTTAGGAATTAATAGACACGTTATATTCTTTACGGATTTTTTGGAAAAACAGGAAATTATTTACCTGTTACAGGCTTCCGACATCGTTGTAATGCCTTACAAAGATACAAAAGAGGGAGCTAGTGGCGCTATAAGGTTTTCTCTGGCTTCTCAAAGGCCTGTTATCGTAACAGATATTCCAATATTTAGTGAATTTAAAGAAGAAGTTTATAAAATCCCTGGGTGTTCTCCAGATGAAATCAAAAAGGGGATTATGAAATTATATGAAAACGAAAAATTACAGAAAGAAGTTGCCAACTCTGCTGAGAGAAAGATAAAAGAGATTAGCTGGTCAAACATTGCAAAAAGATATGAAAATGTGTTGTTTCAGTTAGGAAATGCTTCATCTTGA
- a CDS encoding ABC transporter permease, with protein MIVKRMKEIYDYRNLIWQLAWSEFKLRYKNSILGYFWSLLEPMLMLVVLYFIFSNLMRVQVEYYQLFLLLGIVLWGFMSRATTIGMFSIVGRASIVKKIYFPRDIFVISSCITALLMSIFESLIFIVFMVFFKVPVSINLVYVPLILIFLFVISLGLSLALAALNVFYRDVQFIWQVLLQIGYFATPILYTLDAFPKNLQRFILLNPIARVIISARDTIIYSSPAKTEDLLFMFLSSIVFLLVGYIIFSRLEPRFAEEI; from the coding sequence ATGATTGTTAAACGCATGAAAGAGATCTATGACTACCGGAACCTTATCTGGCAACTGGCATGGAGCGAGTTTAAACTAAGATACAAAAATTCTATACTGGGTTACTTCTGGTCACTTCTGGAACCCATGCTTATGCTTGTAGTTCTGTACTTTATTTTCTCAAATTTAATGAGGGTTCAGGTTGAGTATTACCAGCTGTTTTTGCTTCTTGGAATCGTATTATGGGGATTTATGAGCAGAGCGACAACTATCGGAATGTTTTCCATAGTAGGAAGAGCGAGCATAGTCAAGAAAATTTACTTCCCGCGTGACATCTTCGTTATTTCCTCATGTATTACAGCTTTGCTTATGAGCATCTTCGAGTCTTTAATATTTATAGTATTTATGGTATTTTTCAAAGTACCAGTTTCCATCAACTTGGTGTATGTGCCGCTTATCCTGATTTTCCTGTTTGTCATTTCACTTGGTCTTTCCTTAGCACTTGCCGCGTTAAATGTATTTTACAGGGATGTACAGTTTATCTGGCAGGTTCTTTTGCAGATTGGATATTTTGCAACTCCTATACTGTATACACTCGATGCATTTCCTAAAAATCTACAGAGATTTATTCTCTTGAATCCAATCGCACGGGTTATTATTTCTGCAAGAGATACTATTATTTATTCTTCTCCAGCGAAAACAGAAGATCTTCTGTTTATGTTTCTTTCATCAATAGTTTTCCTTCTTGTAGGATACATTATTTTTTCCAGGTTAGAACCCAGATTTGCGGAGGAAATCTGA
- the gmd gene encoding GDP-mannose 4,6-dehydratase, with amino-acid sequence MSKVALLTGVTGQDGAYLAELLLNKGYTVHGMHRRSSLSNTGRIDHLLQDPHQESSNFFLHYGDLTDSANVFRLIKDIEPDEIYNLGAQSHVQVSFETPEYTANSDGLGALRILEAIRILGLEDKSKFYQASTSELFGKVREVPQKETTPFYPRSPYSIAKLYAYWITINYREAYDMFACNGILFNHESPLRGETFVTRKITIAVSKIKKGLLDKLYLGNLNAKRDWGFAGDYVEAIWLMLNQDKPDDYVIATGETHSVREFTELAFREANIDIEWEGEGVNEIGRDADSGKVLVEVDPMFYRPTEVDLLIGDPSKARERLGWKTKVSFEELVKMMVKSDMKK; translated from the coding sequence ATGTCTAAAGTCGCATTACTTACAGGAGTAACCGGTCAGGATGGAGCATACCTTGCCGAACTCCTGTTGAATAAAGGATATACTGTGCACGGTATGCACAGAAGATCATCTCTGAGTAATACCGGACGTATAGATCATCTCCTGCAAGATCCCCATCAAGAAAGCTCTAATTTTTTTTTGCATTACGGAGACCTGACTGATTCAGCAAATGTTTTCAGGCTTATAAAGGACATCGAGCCTGATGAAATTTACAACCTTGGCGCCCAAAGTCATGTCCAGGTTTCTTTTGAGACCCCGGAGTACACTGCAAATTCGGATGGGCTTGGAGCCCTTCGTATTCTGGAGGCAATAAGAATTCTCGGACTTGAAGACAAATCTAAGTTCTATCAGGCCTCAACCAGTGAGTTATTCGGAAAAGTACGTGAAGTTCCACAAAAAGAAACAACTCCTTTTTACCCCCGGAGTCCTTATTCAATAGCTAAATTGTATGCTTACTGGATTACCATAAACTACCGTGAAGCTTATGATATGTTTGCCTGTAACGGTATCCTATTTAATCACGAATCTCCTTTAAGGGGAGAAACTTTCGTCACCAGGAAGATTACAATAGCTGTATCAAAAATAAAAAAAGGTCTTCTGGATAAACTTTATCTTGGAAACCTTAATGCAAAACGTGACTGGGGATTCGCAGGTGATTACGTAGAAGCTATATGGCTCATGTTAAATCAGGATAAACCCGATGATTATGTTATAGCGACGGGGGAAACTCACTCAGTGAGAGAATTTACAGAACTTGCATTTAGAGAAGCAAACATTGACATCGAATGGGAAGGGGAGGGAGTTAACGAGATAGGCAGGGACGCTGACAGTGGAAAAGTACTCGTAGAAGTTGATCCTATGTTTTACAGACCAACTGAAGTAGACCTATTGATAGGAGATCCTTCAAAAGCCAGGGAAAGACTTGGCTGGAAAACAAAAGTAAGTTTTGAAGAACTAGTCAAAATGATGGTAAAAAGCGATATGAAGAAATAA
- the gmd gene encoding GDP-mannose 4,6-dehydratase, with protein MTKVALITGITGQDGTYISKLLLDKGYVVHGIKRESSTRAEEKDKQQKNANLHFHFCDMTDYSKLLRIIKDVCPDEIYNLAAQSNVQVSFDRPEYTAEINALGTLRLLEAIRTLGLEKKTRFFQASTGDLFGNSLDIPQNENTPFHPRNPYAVSKLYAYWIAINYREAYNMFVCNGILFNHESPIRPEIFVTRKITRAAVRIKKGFQEKLYLGNLGAKRDWGFAGDYVEAMWLMLQHDKPDDYVIATGETHSVQEVVEFAFREVGLEIKWEGEGLEKKGRNAATGEIMVEVDPQFYRPLESSLLVGNPSKASEKLGWVPKVNFEELVKMMVKNDQELVKC; from the coding sequence TTGACAAAGGTTGCACTGATCACAGGCATAACAGGCCAAGACGGAACATACATTTCAAAACTTTTATTAGATAAGGGGTATGTAGTACATGGAATAAAGAGAGAGTCTTCTACCAGAGCAGAAGAAAAGGACAAACAACAGAAAAATGCAAACCTTCACTTTCATTTCTGTGACATGACCGACTATTCGAAGCTCTTAAGAATTATTAAAGATGTATGTCCGGATGAGATCTATAACCTGGCGGCTCAAAGCAATGTACAGGTCTCTTTTGACCGACCAGAATATACAGCAGAAATTAATGCACTCGGTACCCTTCGTCTCCTTGAAGCCATACGCACTCTTGGGCTGGAAAAGAAAACAAGATTTTTTCAGGCTTCCACCGGAGATTTGTTCGGAAACTCACTGGATATCCCGCAAAATGAAAATACTCCCTTTCACCCCAGAAACCCTTACGCAGTGTCCAAATTATATGCTTACTGGATCGCCATAAACTATCGTGAAGCTTATAATATGTTTGTCTGCAATGGTATCCTGTTTAATCACGAATCTCCAATAAGACCCGAAATTTTTGTTACGAGAAAAATTACCAGAGCCGCGGTCAGAATAAAAAAAGGATTTCAAGAGAAATTGTACCTTGGAAATCTGGGTGCAAAAAGGGACTGGGGATTTGCAGGAGACTACGTTGAAGCTATGTGGCTGATGTTGCAGCATGATAAACCGGATGATTATGTGATTGCAACAGGTGAAACACATTCAGTACAGGAAGTGGTGGAGTTTGCGTTTAGAGAGGTTGGGCTTGAGATCAAATGGGAAGGAGAAGGGCTTGAAAAAAAAGGAAGAAACGCCGCAACAGGTGAGATTATGGTTGAGGTTGATCCCCAGTTTTACAGGCCTCTAGAGTCAAGCTTATTAGTTGGAAATCCTTCAAAAGCCAGCGAAAAACTCGGATGGGTTCCAAAGGTAAACTTTGAAGAACTGGTAAAAATGATGGTCAAAAATGACCAGGAATTAGTAAAATGTTAA